From the genome of Acidobacteriota bacterium, one region includes:
- a CDS encoding cell division protein FtsL produces the protein MKRGEIRNEPVRLPDRKGTADLVRMVAMAAAVAAPVALYVHFSSRQIEAEYKLSGLVAERSTLSRERDRLLLVKASLLSPDRVKEVARRDLGMVEEGPAEMTVGVVPDAPPGGAPSRSAEKSPSAAPPGRPTAEKPRSGASVAGRRR, from the coding sequence ATGAAGCGCGGGGAGATCCGGAACGAACCGGTGCGCCTGCCGGACCGGAAGGGGACGGCCGATCTGGTTCGCATGGTGGCGATGGCGGCGGCCGTGGCGGCGCCCGTGGCCCTCTACGTCCACTTCTCCTCCCGCCAGATCGAGGCCGAATACAAACTGTCGGGCCTCGTCGCGGAGCGGAGCACCCTCTCCCGTGAGCGGGATCGTCTCCTGCTGGTGAAGGCCTCCCTCCTCAGCCCCGATCGTGTGAAGGAGGTGGCCCGGCGGGACCTGGGCATGGTCGAGGAGGGCCCGGCGGAGATGACCGTGGGCGTCGTTCCCGACGCCCCTCCCGGTGGCGCCCCGTCCCGAAGCGCCGAGAAATCTCCCTCCGCCGCTCCGCCCGGGCGGCCCACGGCTGAAAAGCCCCGGTCCGGGGCGTCGGTCGCCGGGAGGCGGCGGTGA